The following proteins are encoded in a genomic region of Anolis carolinensis isolate JA03-04 unplaced genomic scaffold, rAnoCar3.1.pri scaffold_12, whole genome shotgun sequence:
- the klhl13 gene encoding kelch-like protein 13 isoform X6: MDHSVLRREMPSVLHDRSLVEEEDPHMKVSLGSSDMGVSAHLQSSKTGTTRFFTSNTHSSVVLQGFDQLRIEGLLCDVTLVPGDGDEVFPVHRAMMASASDYFKAMFTGGMKEQDLMCIKLHGVNKIGLKKIIDFIYTAKLSLNMDNLQDTLEAASFLQILPVLDFCKVFLISGVSLENCVEVGRIANTYNLTEVDKYVNNFILKNFPALLSTGEFVKLPFERLAFVLSSNSLKHCTELELFKAACRWLRYEEARMECAAKLMKNIRFPLMTPQDLINYVQTVDFMRTDNTCVNLLLEASNYQMMPYMQPVMQSERTAIRSDSTHLVTLGGVLRQQLVVSKELRMYDEKAHEWRSLAPMDAPRYQHGIAVIGNFLYVVGGQSNYDTKGKTAVDTVFRFDPRYNKWMQVASLNEKRTFFHLSALKGHLYAVGGRNAAGELATVECYNPRMNEWSYVAKMNEPHYGHAGTVYGGLMYISGGITHDTFQKELMCFDPDTDKWTQKAPMTTVRGLHCMCTVGDKLYVIGGNHFRGTSDYDDVLSCEYYSPTLDQWTPIAAMLRGQSDVGVAVFENKIYVVGGYSWNNRCMVEIVQKYDPEKDEWHKVFDLPESLGGIRACTLTVFPPEDNTGSPSRESPLSAP, translated from the exons ATCCCTGGTCGAGGAGGAGGACCCTCACATGAAAGTCTCCCTGGGGAGCAGCGATATGGGGGTGTCTGCCCACCTGCAATCCTCCAAGACAGGCACCACCCGGTTTTTCACCAGCAATACCCACAGTTCCGTCGTACTCCAG GGTTTTGACCAGCTGCGCATAGAAGGCTTGCTGTGTGACGTGACACTTGTGCCAGGCGACGGGGATGAAGTGTTTCCAGTTCACAGGGCAATGATGGCTTCCGCTAGCGATTACTTCAAGGCCATGTTCACAG GTGGGATGAAAGAACAAGACTTAATGTGCATCAAACTCCACGGCGTGAACAAAATAGGTTTGAAGAAGATCATAGATTTTATTTATACCGCCAAGCTTTCTCTCAACATGGACAACCTTCAGGATACTCTCGAAGCTGCCAGCTTTTTGCAGATTTTGCCCGTGTTGGACTTCTGCAAAGTGTTTCTTATATCTGGG GTCTCGCTGGAGAACTGTGTGGAAGTGGGCCGGATTGCCAACACGTACAACCTGACGGAGGTGGACAAATATGTGAACAATTTCATCCTCAAGAACTTCCCGGCGCTGCTGAGCACCGGCGAGTTTGTGAAGCTCCCCTTCGAGCGCCTGGCCTTCGTCCTCTCGAGCAATAGCCTTAAACACTGTACGGAGCTGGAGCTCTTCAAGGCTGCCTGCCGCTGGCTGCGCTACGAGGAGGCGCGCATGGAGTGTGCCGCCAAGCTTATGAAGAACATCCGCTTCCCACTCATGACACCACAGGACCTCATCAACTACGTCCAGACAGTGGACTTCATGCGGACCGACAACACCTGCGTCAATCTGCTCCTGGAGGCCAGCAACTACCAGATGATGCCCTACATGCAGCCGGTTATGCAGTCGGAACGGACGGCCATCCGCTCGGACAGCACCCATCTGGTGACCCTTGGGGGGGTGCTCCGGCAGCAACTGGTGGTCAGCAAGGAGTTGCGCATGTATGACGAAAAGGCACACGAGTGGCGCTCCCTGGCCCCCATGGATGCCCCCCGCTATCAGCACGGCATTGCTGTCATTGGGAACTTCCTCTACGTAGTGGGTGGGCAGAGCAACTACGACACGAAAGGAAAAACGGCTGTCGACACCGTCTTCCGCTTTGACCCGCGATATAACAAATGGATGCAAGTGGCCTCCTTGAATGAAAAGCGGACCTTCTTCCACCTAAGTGCCCTCAAAGGACATCTATATGCCGTCGGCGGGCGGAACGCGGCAGGGGAATTAG CCACAGTGGAATGCTACAACCCGCGTATGAACGAGTGGAGCTACGTGGCAAAAATGAATGAGCCCCATTATGGCCACGCCGGGACCGTCTATGGGGGCCTGATGTACATTTCAG GGGGCATCACTCACGACACTTTCCAGAAGGAACTCATGTGCTTTGACCCCGATACGGACAAATGGACCCAGAAGGCCCCCATGACCACGGTCCGGGGTCTGCACTGTATGTGTACTGTGGGTGACAAGCTGTATGTCATTGGTGGGAACCACTTCCGGGGCACCAGCGATTACGACGACGTCTTGAGCTGCGAATATTACTCGCCCACCCTGGACCAGTGGACGCCCATTGCGGCTATGTTGCGGGGCCAGAGCGACGTCGGGGTGGCTGTCTTCGAGAACAAGATCTACGTGGTGGGGGGGTATTCATGGAACAACCGGTGCATGGTGGAGATAGTCCAGAAGTACGACCCAGAGAAGGACGAGTGGCACAAGGTCTTTGACCTCCCGGAGTCCCTCGGGGGCATCCGCGCCTGTACGCTGACAGTGTTCCCCCCCGAGGACAATACGGGGTCACCCTCTAGAGAATCGCCCCTTTCGGCTCCTTGA
- the klhl13 gene encoding kelch-like protein 13 isoform X3 yields the protein MLRFLSHLYCCRSKEECSEDDKCILSRIAVTNMPLKWKTSSPAIWKFPVPVLKTSRSSPLSPAYISLVEEEDPHMKVSLGSSDMGVSAHLQSSKTGTTRFFTSNTHSSVVLQGFDQLRIEGLLCDVTLVPGDGDEVFPVHRAMMASASDYFKAMFTGGMKEQDLMCIKLHGVNKIGLKKIIDFIYTAKLSLNMDNLQDTLEAASFLQILPVLDFCKVFLISGVSLENCVEVGRIANTYNLTEVDKYVNNFILKNFPALLSTGEFVKLPFERLAFVLSSNSLKHCTELELFKAACRWLRYEEARMECAAKLMKNIRFPLMTPQDLINYVQTVDFMRTDNTCVNLLLEASNYQMMPYMQPVMQSERTAIRSDSTHLVTLGGVLRQQLVVSKELRMYDEKAHEWRSLAPMDAPRYQHGIAVIGNFLYVVGGQSNYDTKGKTAVDTVFRFDPRYNKWMQVASLNEKRTFFHLSALKGHLYAVGGRNAAGELATVECYNPRMNEWSYVAKMNEPHYGHAGTVYGGLMYISGGITHDTFQKELMCFDPDTDKWTQKAPMTTVRGLHCMCTVGDKLYVIGGNHFRGTSDYDDVLSCEYYSPTLDQWTPIAAMLRGQSDVGVAVFENKIYVVGGYSWNNRCMVEIVQKYDPEKDEWHKVFDLPESLGGIRACTLTVFPPEDNTGSPSRESPLSAP from the exons ATCCCTGGTCGAGGAGGAGGACCCTCACATGAAAGTCTCCCTGGGGAGCAGCGATATGGGGGTGTCTGCCCACCTGCAATCCTCCAAGACAGGCACCACCCGGTTTTTCACCAGCAATACCCACAGTTCCGTCGTACTCCAG GGTTTTGACCAGCTGCGCATAGAAGGCTTGCTGTGTGACGTGACACTTGTGCCAGGCGACGGGGATGAAGTGTTTCCAGTTCACAGGGCAATGATGGCTTCCGCTAGCGATTACTTCAAGGCCATGTTCACAG GTGGGATGAAAGAACAAGACTTAATGTGCATCAAACTCCACGGCGTGAACAAAATAGGTTTGAAGAAGATCATAGATTTTATTTATACCGCCAAGCTTTCTCTCAACATGGACAACCTTCAGGATACTCTCGAAGCTGCCAGCTTTTTGCAGATTTTGCCCGTGTTGGACTTCTGCAAAGTGTTTCTTATATCTGGG GTCTCGCTGGAGAACTGTGTGGAAGTGGGCCGGATTGCCAACACGTACAACCTGACGGAGGTGGACAAATATGTGAACAATTTCATCCTCAAGAACTTCCCGGCGCTGCTGAGCACCGGCGAGTTTGTGAAGCTCCCCTTCGAGCGCCTGGCCTTCGTCCTCTCGAGCAATAGCCTTAAACACTGTACGGAGCTGGAGCTCTTCAAGGCTGCCTGCCGCTGGCTGCGCTACGAGGAGGCGCGCATGGAGTGTGCCGCCAAGCTTATGAAGAACATCCGCTTCCCACTCATGACACCACAGGACCTCATCAACTACGTCCAGACAGTGGACTTCATGCGGACCGACAACACCTGCGTCAATCTGCTCCTGGAGGCCAGCAACTACCAGATGATGCCCTACATGCAGCCGGTTATGCAGTCGGAACGGACGGCCATCCGCTCGGACAGCACCCATCTGGTGACCCTTGGGGGGGTGCTCCGGCAGCAACTGGTGGTCAGCAAGGAGTTGCGCATGTATGACGAAAAGGCACACGAGTGGCGCTCCCTGGCCCCCATGGATGCCCCCCGCTATCAGCACGGCATTGCTGTCATTGGGAACTTCCTCTACGTAGTGGGTGGGCAGAGCAACTACGACACGAAAGGAAAAACGGCTGTCGACACCGTCTTCCGCTTTGACCCGCGATATAACAAATGGATGCAAGTGGCCTCCTTGAATGAAAAGCGGACCTTCTTCCACCTAAGTGCCCTCAAAGGACATCTATATGCCGTCGGCGGGCGGAACGCGGCAGGGGAATTAG CCACAGTGGAATGCTACAACCCGCGTATGAACGAGTGGAGCTACGTGGCAAAAATGAATGAGCCCCATTATGGCCACGCCGGGACCGTCTATGGGGGCCTGATGTACATTTCAG GGGGCATCACTCACGACACTTTCCAGAAGGAACTCATGTGCTTTGACCCCGATACGGACAAATGGACCCAGAAGGCCCCCATGACCACGGTCCGGGGTCTGCACTGTATGTGTACTGTGGGTGACAAGCTGTATGTCATTGGTGGGAACCACTTCCGGGGCACCAGCGATTACGACGACGTCTTGAGCTGCGAATATTACTCGCCCACCCTGGACCAGTGGACGCCCATTGCGGCTATGTTGCGGGGCCAGAGCGACGTCGGGGTGGCTGTCTTCGAGAACAAGATCTACGTGGTGGGGGGGTATTCATGGAACAACCGGTGCATGGTGGAGATAGTCCAGAAGTACGACCCAGAGAAGGACGAGTGGCACAAGGTCTTTGACCTCCCGGAGTCCCTCGGGGGCATCCGCGCCTGTACGCTGACAGTGTTCCCCCCCGAGGACAATACGGGGTCACCCTCTAGAGAATCGCCCCTTTCGGCTCCTTGA
- the klhl13 gene encoding kelch-like protein 13 isoform X5, which translates to MLRFLSHLYCCRSKEECSEDDKCILSRSLVEEEDPHMKVSLGSSDMGVSAHLQSSKTGTTRFFTSNTHSSVVLQGFDQLRIEGLLCDVTLVPGDGDEVFPVHRAMMASASDYFKAMFTGGMKEQDLMCIKLHGVNKIGLKKIIDFIYTAKLSLNMDNLQDTLEAASFLQILPVLDFCKVFLISGVSLENCVEVGRIANTYNLTEVDKYVNNFILKNFPALLSTGEFVKLPFERLAFVLSSNSLKHCTELELFKAACRWLRYEEARMECAAKLMKNIRFPLMTPQDLINYVQTVDFMRTDNTCVNLLLEASNYQMMPYMQPVMQSERTAIRSDSTHLVTLGGVLRQQLVVSKELRMYDEKAHEWRSLAPMDAPRYQHGIAVIGNFLYVVGGQSNYDTKGKTAVDTVFRFDPRYNKWMQVASLNEKRTFFHLSALKGHLYAVGGRNAAGELATVECYNPRMNEWSYVAKMNEPHYGHAGTVYGGLMYISGGITHDTFQKELMCFDPDTDKWTQKAPMTTVRGLHCMCTVGDKLYVIGGNHFRGTSDYDDVLSCEYYSPTLDQWTPIAAMLRGQSDVGVAVFENKIYVVGGYSWNNRCMVEIVQKYDPEKDEWHKVFDLPESLGGIRACTLTVFPPEDNTGSPSRESPLSAP; encoded by the exons ATCCCTGGTCGAGGAGGAGGACCCTCACATGAAAGTCTCCCTGGGGAGCAGCGATATGGGGGTGTCTGCCCACCTGCAATCCTCCAAGACAGGCACCACCCGGTTTTTCACCAGCAATACCCACAGTTCCGTCGTACTCCAG GGTTTTGACCAGCTGCGCATAGAAGGCTTGCTGTGTGACGTGACACTTGTGCCAGGCGACGGGGATGAAGTGTTTCCAGTTCACAGGGCAATGATGGCTTCCGCTAGCGATTACTTCAAGGCCATGTTCACAG GTGGGATGAAAGAACAAGACTTAATGTGCATCAAACTCCACGGCGTGAACAAAATAGGTTTGAAGAAGATCATAGATTTTATTTATACCGCCAAGCTTTCTCTCAACATGGACAACCTTCAGGATACTCTCGAAGCTGCCAGCTTTTTGCAGATTTTGCCCGTGTTGGACTTCTGCAAAGTGTTTCTTATATCTGGG GTCTCGCTGGAGAACTGTGTGGAAGTGGGCCGGATTGCCAACACGTACAACCTGACGGAGGTGGACAAATATGTGAACAATTTCATCCTCAAGAACTTCCCGGCGCTGCTGAGCACCGGCGAGTTTGTGAAGCTCCCCTTCGAGCGCCTGGCCTTCGTCCTCTCGAGCAATAGCCTTAAACACTGTACGGAGCTGGAGCTCTTCAAGGCTGCCTGCCGCTGGCTGCGCTACGAGGAGGCGCGCATGGAGTGTGCCGCCAAGCTTATGAAGAACATCCGCTTCCCACTCATGACACCACAGGACCTCATCAACTACGTCCAGACAGTGGACTTCATGCGGACCGACAACACCTGCGTCAATCTGCTCCTGGAGGCCAGCAACTACCAGATGATGCCCTACATGCAGCCGGTTATGCAGTCGGAACGGACGGCCATCCGCTCGGACAGCACCCATCTGGTGACCCTTGGGGGGGTGCTCCGGCAGCAACTGGTGGTCAGCAAGGAGTTGCGCATGTATGACGAAAAGGCACACGAGTGGCGCTCCCTGGCCCCCATGGATGCCCCCCGCTATCAGCACGGCATTGCTGTCATTGGGAACTTCCTCTACGTAGTGGGTGGGCAGAGCAACTACGACACGAAAGGAAAAACGGCTGTCGACACCGTCTTCCGCTTTGACCCGCGATATAACAAATGGATGCAAGTGGCCTCCTTGAATGAAAAGCGGACCTTCTTCCACCTAAGTGCCCTCAAAGGACATCTATATGCCGTCGGCGGGCGGAACGCGGCAGGGGAATTAG CCACAGTGGAATGCTACAACCCGCGTATGAACGAGTGGAGCTACGTGGCAAAAATGAATGAGCCCCATTATGGCCACGCCGGGACCGTCTATGGGGGCCTGATGTACATTTCAG GGGGCATCACTCACGACACTTTCCAGAAGGAACTCATGTGCTTTGACCCCGATACGGACAAATGGACCCAGAAGGCCCCCATGACCACGGTCCGGGGTCTGCACTGTATGTGTACTGTGGGTGACAAGCTGTATGTCATTGGTGGGAACCACTTCCGGGGCACCAGCGATTACGACGACGTCTTGAGCTGCGAATATTACTCGCCCACCCTGGACCAGTGGACGCCCATTGCGGCTATGTTGCGGGGCCAGAGCGACGTCGGGGTGGCTGTCTTCGAGAACAAGATCTACGTGGTGGGGGGGTATTCATGGAACAACCGGTGCATGGTGGAGATAGTCCAGAAGTACGACCCAGAGAAGGACGAGTGGCACAAGGTCTTTGACCTCCCGGAGTCCCTCGGGGGCATCCGCGCCTGTACGCTGACAGTGTTCCCCCCCGAGGACAATACGGGGTCACCCTCTAGAGAATCGCCCCTTTCGGCTCCTTGA
- the klhl13 gene encoding kelch-like protein 13 isoform X4 — protein MPLKWKTSSPAIWKFPVPVLKTSRSSPLSPAYISLVEEEDPHMKVSLGSSDMGVSAHLQSSKTGTTRFFTSNTHSSVVLQGFDQLRIEGLLCDVTLVPGDGDEVFPVHRAMMASASDYFKAMFTGGMKEQDLMCIKLHGVNKIGLKKIIDFIYTAKLSLNMDNLQDTLEAASFLQILPVLDFCKVFLISGVSLENCVEVGRIANTYNLTEVDKYVNNFILKNFPALLSTGEFVKLPFERLAFVLSSNSLKHCTELELFKAACRWLRYEEARMECAAKLMKNIRFPLMTPQDLINYVQTVDFMRTDNTCVNLLLEASNYQMMPYMQPVMQSERTAIRSDSTHLVTLGGVLRQQLVVSKELRMYDEKAHEWRSLAPMDAPRYQHGIAVIGNFLYVVGGQSNYDTKGKTAVDTVFRFDPRYNKWMQVASLNEKRTFFHLSALKGHLYAVGGRNAAGELATVECYNPRMNEWSYVAKMNEPHYGHAGTVYGGLMYISGGITHDTFQKELMCFDPDTDKWTQKAPMTTVRGLHCMCTVGDKLYVIGGNHFRGTSDYDDVLSCEYYSPTLDQWTPIAAMLRGQSDVGVAVFENKIYVVGGYSWNNRCMVEIVQKYDPEKDEWHKVFDLPESLGGIRACTLTVFPPEDNTGSPSRESPLSAP, from the exons ATCCCTGGTCGAGGAGGAGGACCCTCACATGAAAGTCTCCCTGGGGAGCAGCGATATGGGGGTGTCTGCCCACCTGCAATCCTCCAAGACAGGCACCACCCGGTTTTTCACCAGCAATACCCACAGTTCCGTCGTACTCCAG GGTTTTGACCAGCTGCGCATAGAAGGCTTGCTGTGTGACGTGACACTTGTGCCAGGCGACGGGGATGAAGTGTTTCCAGTTCACAGGGCAATGATGGCTTCCGCTAGCGATTACTTCAAGGCCATGTTCACAG GTGGGATGAAAGAACAAGACTTAATGTGCATCAAACTCCACGGCGTGAACAAAATAGGTTTGAAGAAGATCATAGATTTTATTTATACCGCCAAGCTTTCTCTCAACATGGACAACCTTCAGGATACTCTCGAAGCTGCCAGCTTTTTGCAGATTTTGCCCGTGTTGGACTTCTGCAAAGTGTTTCTTATATCTGGG GTCTCGCTGGAGAACTGTGTGGAAGTGGGCCGGATTGCCAACACGTACAACCTGACGGAGGTGGACAAATATGTGAACAATTTCATCCTCAAGAACTTCCCGGCGCTGCTGAGCACCGGCGAGTTTGTGAAGCTCCCCTTCGAGCGCCTGGCCTTCGTCCTCTCGAGCAATAGCCTTAAACACTGTACGGAGCTGGAGCTCTTCAAGGCTGCCTGCCGCTGGCTGCGCTACGAGGAGGCGCGCATGGAGTGTGCCGCCAAGCTTATGAAGAACATCCGCTTCCCACTCATGACACCACAGGACCTCATCAACTACGTCCAGACAGTGGACTTCATGCGGACCGACAACACCTGCGTCAATCTGCTCCTGGAGGCCAGCAACTACCAGATGATGCCCTACATGCAGCCGGTTATGCAGTCGGAACGGACGGCCATCCGCTCGGACAGCACCCATCTGGTGACCCTTGGGGGGGTGCTCCGGCAGCAACTGGTGGTCAGCAAGGAGTTGCGCATGTATGACGAAAAGGCACACGAGTGGCGCTCCCTGGCCCCCATGGATGCCCCCCGCTATCAGCACGGCATTGCTGTCATTGGGAACTTCCTCTACGTAGTGGGTGGGCAGAGCAACTACGACACGAAAGGAAAAACGGCTGTCGACACCGTCTTCCGCTTTGACCCGCGATATAACAAATGGATGCAAGTGGCCTCCTTGAATGAAAAGCGGACCTTCTTCCACCTAAGTGCCCTCAAAGGACATCTATATGCCGTCGGCGGGCGGAACGCGGCAGGGGAATTAG CCACAGTGGAATGCTACAACCCGCGTATGAACGAGTGGAGCTACGTGGCAAAAATGAATGAGCCCCATTATGGCCACGCCGGGACCGTCTATGGGGGCCTGATGTACATTTCAG GGGGCATCACTCACGACACTTTCCAGAAGGAACTCATGTGCTTTGACCCCGATACGGACAAATGGACCCAGAAGGCCCCCATGACCACGGTCCGGGGTCTGCACTGTATGTGTACTGTGGGTGACAAGCTGTATGTCATTGGTGGGAACCACTTCCGGGGCACCAGCGATTACGACGACGTCTTGAGCTGCGAATATTACTCGCCCACCCTGGACCAGTGGACGCCCATTGCGGCTATGTTGCGGGGCCAGAGCGACGTCGGGGTGGCTGTCTTCGAGAACAAGATCTACGTGGTGGGGGGGTATTCATGGAACAACCGGTGCATGGTGGAGATAGTCCAGAAGTACGACCCAGAGAAGGACGAGTGGCACAAGGTCTTTGACCTCCCGGAGTCCCTCGGGGGCATCCGCGCCTGTACGCTGACAGTGTTCCCCCCCGAGGACAATACGGGGTCACCCTCTAGAGAATCGCCCCTTTCGGCTCCTTGA